CAGAAATTAGCTTGAACATATCTCCATTATGAGTGACAACGCCTTCCATCTTGAATCACACAGGATGATAGCTCCCCCGATCAAcctagctctgataccactgttAGGAAAtagcaaaaataaattttcctcTCTATGTGATTAAgatgaacaaaagaaaaataaattaagagagTAAGAGAAAAAGAACAACACCAAGAAATTTTAACGTGGCAAACCCCCTCagtatgaaagataaaaattatggGACCGAGTCTAGAAAAATATCTCCACTATGAAGTAGGATTACAATGATCTTAATCTTACCCAATAGGATAATTTACAATATTTCTTAAATACTCACCAAGTATGTCGGAAATATAACTCTCTTTTCTTGAAGGAGATTGCAAAaaacttgcttgtggggcttctatggaggctggatctttgagcttcaatggggtcctttaatggtgattttccaccatggagatgcagcggaagacaaaggaaaagaggtgagaggaggcgccatccattaaggaagaaggagcttcaccaccaagatgagccttggataagaagcttggagaggatgcttcaatggaggaaaagaaagagggagagaaagagagaggggggagcacgaaattgaaggaagaaaaagggagagaagttgaactttgagttgtgtctcacaagactctcattcatcaaagttacaacaagtgttacacatgcttctatttatagactaggtagcttccttgagaagctttcttgagaaaacttccttgagaagcttctttgagaaaacttccttgagaagctagagcttagctacacacacccctctcataactaagctcacctccttgagaagctttcttaagaagattcctaaagaagttagagcttagctacacatacctctctaatagctaagctcacctccttgagatgagaagctagagcttagctacacaccccctataatagctaagctcacccccatgacaaaaaaacatgaaaataacaaaaaaagtccttattacaaagactactcaaaatgccccgaaatacaaggctaaaaccctatactactagaatgggcaaaatacaaggcctagacgaaggaaaaacctattctaatatttacaaagataagcaggctcatacttagcccatgggctcgaaatctaccctaaggctcatgagaaccctagggccttcccttggatctctagcccaatctacttggattcttctagccaatgcccttgcgggataggattgcatcaaaactCTCTCACTTTATCACTCTTGAAGGATCTCACTTGCTTGTTTGCCACAACCCGTCACAAGTCCCCATTTATATATAGTGGAGGGATATGACTTCTCCCAAGAGTAATAAATGgatgtaaattaattttgatatttccaAGAACCCTTAAAAATGTTATCTCTATTTTTCTAAGATGAATGTGATATCATCAAGAGTCAAAAATGAAATTCCAAAACCTTGGTATCTCCACCTTTTATTTTCCATTATCAAGATTTGTTGAATGTGGTGCTCCATAATTATGGAGGGATTTCCAACAATGAAGGAGGAGTAGGAGAGGAGGGAGGCAGTGCTAGGGACACTGTTGGCGGTGATGGTTGTGATGATCGCGATGGAGAGTGGAGGCACCTGAAGAAGAATTTTGTCTGATTAAGCTTGATGACGTGATACTCTGTCTATCATGTCATTACTTAATATAATGAGACTAACGGTAGATGCTAGattgaaacataaaattttttcatttacataAATGACCGAAAGTGAATTTTAGGTAATAAATTATAAACGACATATATTTTagtatgaaatatatatatatattattttgtttaattataagtaAATTATGTGGAGAATCATCATTTTCGTTCACAAATGGCCACCAAAACAAAATGCCACATATTAttggattaatttttatttttattataattatttcccaataaaaattaagtttgacGACGTGACACTTTGTTTATCATGTCATTAATGAGACTAACGATAGATGCTAGattgaaacataaaaattttTCATTTACATAAATGACAGAAAGTGAATTTTAGGTAATAAATTATAAACGACCTATTTTTTagtatgaaatatatatatatatatatatatatatatatatatatatatatatgtatgtgtgtgttattttattttgtttaattataagtaAATTATGTGGAGAATCATCATTTTTGTTCACAAATGGACACCAAAACAAAATGCCACATATTATtggattaatttttattcttattataattatttcccaataaaaattaaacggTACGtgttaatataaatattgtaaagacaaaatacaaaatttataaactgAATGTTACGATATATgctatcaatatatattttatactgataatttaattcttatcaaataaacatttaatttaaaaagcttttaaaaaaataacacatcatattttttttattaataaattatggtTAAACTATTCACATTTTAGGTTTTAGTTCATATAACTTTTGTtgtaaattttagtttctatacatctttttataatgatttaTCACCACCAAAAGTTTTTGTAGCGATTTAATACcactaaaaaaatttcaccTATAGCTAGGGGGATCAAAACTTAGGTAAACATATACATGTGAAGACTAAAACTTAACAGTTTTTCTAatagagattaaaatttaaaacagaatAATGATTGGAATCAAATCAACAATTTGTATATTTCTATATCTAGAGGAAGCCGAATTGTTTTGACCTATGACATAGGTCCATGACCATTCACTTTTGTcatgtcaatttatttttttgtattttctaaaACACGCATTTGGGAATTGTGGCTCTTGGGTTCCCAAAAGGTTCAACCAAAAGCTGGAATAGACGACAAGAAtatgttaattttgattttcattcaaCTATCTACTTTGGAACGGATAATTTCCATAACAAACCAAATCATGTCATTGAAGGTGACCAAATATCTTGTTGGccctatcataattttttaattcgaTGTGTATCCCATTGTAAGCTCCCTTTGCGTTTTCGTACTGCGGCGTGCAGATTAATAACACCAAAATCCAAAAGCCATAAACTAAAgctaattaaaatatctatcaATCTTTGTGTGAAGTTGATAACCAttatattcacaaaaaaaaaacaaaaaagataacaaTTATTTGTGATCTAAAAGGAAGCGCATTATCTTCGCATCTCTTTTCACCAAGACGTACGTAGACTGATTGGTGACCATTTAGCATGTGATGAAAGACTCAATTTAGCATAatactatttttcttaatacTTGTCCTTGGCCGGCTATATATGCATATGATAATTAAGTATCAAAAgcaaactttattatttattttaactaactGAAAAACAGAtgtcattttttagtttttaagataagtgtttatattattaatcgtgtaaattttatttttatgaggatgactaatcagtatttttaagatattgattaagaaactaaaaaaaataaatatttattataaaaattataggaaattaaaaaaatcattaacaatataattttgcacatttcaatatttttttcttcttcttttaagcaATACCTTAAAGATACAGGTTAATGTTACCAATTTTTATATAACTCCTTAGTTTGTTTTTGGTAAAGATTTCTTAACTTGCTAAGAATCTTGTGTTAaagaaaactttaaaataagaaaaatataatggaTGCCTCGAGGAGTTAGTGGCTTGTTCCCtgctcgtttttttttttttttttggtcagatTCCTTTTAGGGCTAGACATGTTAGTCAAGATCAGTGTGATGCCGTGATCTTTCAAACAAATGATTAAGTGGGCACTATTAGCATATATTCATGTTAATACAAGTGGTCACCATTTTTTATACTCTCATTCTATCGAGTCTCGATCtgctgtatatatatatatatcccagATGCGCACATATAAAGAGAAGGGATCCCGCTGATTCGCAATTATTGGAGTTTTGGACGTAGGTTgttttttgagtcttttttgttttttttgggtAAAACATGTTACAATGTCTTAAATCTTGGTTAAGATTAACTTTAGTCCCTGTGTTTTATAAATGGTAGATTGGATGTTTATATTTCCAAAATGTGATAAATTTTGTTCCTGGTTAGatgaaaaatgaataataagatTAGAGGTGAAATGGGTGGGTTATGTTGGTGGTGCTTATTACTAATGGTGTATTTACCTGGTATCACTGGTTCCGTTTTTCTTCTAATACATTTTAACTTTACcggtaaaaaaaatagagctgaaatgcattaaattaattagtttggagatttttcctattttaaattgagatgcCATTTCTTCATCCtaaaatttttatgataaaaagtttaatgaataattttatgtaaataaaaaaatagctttATATCATGGTGAAGTTTCTTCTTTAATAActctttacaaaaaataaaatttggatttaatgtatttttagtcattatttgaggtaagtttatttttgtcacccaaatttaaatttgatcttttggtcttgtaatttgaaaaaaaaaaacttgttttagtCCATATGCTCAAACGTCGTTAGAGATTTAATCACGAACTAATGAATTACAAGCGGCTTATATGGTAACCCCCTTTGATTTTGCATTCTTCTTATCAAACATTCTTCCACATGTGTGTTTCCTTTCAAAGTTTAGTTTTGATATCATTAGAGGACTTTTGGGCAATGAgactaaaataagtttttttttttttcttttcaaattacatGAGCTaaagaaatcaattttaaatttggagGATCCTAAACAAACCTTAAATTTGAGAAACTTTTTTGACGGACCAATTTGACAACCTAAAAACATGTTAAACTAAATGTTATTAATCTAACcattaaattataagtttttattAAGTACTTTTGCGTGTTTTTTGGTGACTTTTTCGTGTCTCTAGTGTACTAGTCGTGACTAAGTTCAAGATGCATTAATTTGAAGCTTAAATAATATGGTCTCCAAGATTATTAGTTTGAAGCTTCCAATTGTGGTTTCAAGAAGAATGAACCTTGCTATGCTTGCCATGAATTTTCTCTCACGGATGATCATTCCAGCTATATgacaaagatattttttttctagcaACTTTCTCTGACTTCTCCAACATTAGTGAAGTTGATTTTCAAACTATTGTTTTTGGTGGagctcaatttttgttttttatttatttatttgatgggAATAAATTTTCGTGTAACCAGCTTAGACCATAATAAGCTTTAGCTAGAGGGGGAATGTTGAAAAATAGtaacattatattaataatagcaATTTATAGAAACATTATCTTCGATTTAGAGAAAACAAGACATCATCTATTcatgtataattaatataattaacctACATAAGAAACATGCATCCCCTGTTGTACTCTAACATGTTTTTCACTCATTATTATTCCtccattttctcctattttaacacattaaataaatctattttaatgtatcatatttttaatatataaataaatattaacattcggattacataaaatataaataaatattaacacaTTTAGTGTGCGTGATCGATTGACgagttaatattaaaatattcaataattgcattactaaaatttaatttatacaaaaattattaaatgggataactttcaaaaattatttttgaaataacttGATCTCTCTTcgttacaaatataataaatttagtcattgaattatgtaatattattatgatgatcatatatacaattttgaataaattaaacattCATGCAAgtgttttattttaacttacatATACTTAcgttttaaaatttacattgtAAATTAAATGGAGAAATATtagttaacttttaaattatataaaattttgtaaaatttaaatacaataaaaCATTAACTCTTTTATAGTGTTTTAATAGTGAATGAAAGAGTGCAACGTCATTAATGAATAATTACTTAATAGATTGGGGATTAAACAATAAAGAATTAAACATAGTTTTAGTTCgtcaaatttggggtaaatctATTTAtagttttctatattttttttaaaattattctaatcCTTAACCACTAACGATGTTAGTGGTATCACTTATGTGGCCAATGGAGGACACATAAGCTTATGTCATGGGGATTTGAATATGAAACATTagtgtaattaaatatttttggtcCTCAAATTTGAGTTAAGCTTCCCTTTGGTCTccccaaatttaaaagaaatttttagtctcaattttagaagtaaattttttagattttgtttGAGGGTGGTTTTtagttttgagttttgaaatttttaaaataaataatcatcttttagttttagtttgaaaacaaaattcaactagatttttaaatatgattagtttcaaataaactcattttgaaaatttcatattatattaaaattagtttaagagtGCTTTAGGGTGGTGGTAacgataatgatgatgatgatgatgtcaaCAACAATGACAACGATAGAGATACCAATGGTGGTCGTGGTGACGGAGGTGGCATTGGTGGTGGTGGCGATGCCGATGGTGGTGGCAGTGACAACATGGTGGTGGTAACAATGTTGGTGGTGATACTGGTAGCAATGTCGATGGTGTTGGTGGCTATGGTGGCGACAGTGATGGTGGTGGGGCAGTGGTGATAACGGTGGTGGTTGTGGTGATAATGACAGAGGTGATATTCTTATTAGTGATGGTGGTAGCAATGCCAGTGGTAATGGTGATGCTGGTGGCAGTGATGATGGTAGTGGTGTTGGTGGTGGCACCAAGTGGTGAGGTGTGGAGGTGGTAGTGGTGGTTGTGACGATATTGGTGGTGGTGATGACAAATATGGTGGTGCTGATAGCAATGCTGGTGGTGATGGTGATGTGGTGGTAGCAATGTCGATGGTGATGGTGATGTGGTGGTAgtgatgatggtggtggtggtaataGTGTTGGTGGTTACGGTGGTGGTCACAACGATGGTGGCGGTGGCAGTGGTGGCAGTAAAAAGTGACATTGTCAAATGTGAGAAATGTTTGAATATGTGGCTTCAAAAACAAgtcaagttgtttttttttttttactttcttttttgttttttaaacaaaattaaattcacaaaacttttttcttggttttgaaaatgagtgtaaatttgtttcaaaaataatttaaaatcattaaacTCTATTTTTGTTAAgcacattttgttttgaaatctgcatttgaaaatcaaaaaccaaaaaatcaCAACCAACCCAAACAGGACCTtagttccaattttttttagctCGAAATATCACTACTTGAAAATACCCAATGACATTTACAAAAGCATAGAATGCTAAACAAAGACCGTGCCAACAATGCCTAACAAATAAACCATAGCAACTCAGGTATGCAAACTCAAAGCTAAAAGGCTACTCATATTAGCAATCCTAAGACTACAACACAAAAACAACCTCctattacaaaaaaaacatgaaagagCCCTGAACTTTTCtacattttcctctttttttattccttctaGGCCAACATCTGTCTATTAGCAACCCAAAACAACCACAATGAAGCTGAGTAAATAAGTGTTGTGCAAAAGAGCTCACTTAGAGGTAACAAGTATGAGGAGAGCAGTGTTGCCTAAAGAAACTCTAGTAGTTTGGATACTATTACACATTGCtacaaaaaaatgcattttacgTCGGTTATTTTAGACACACGATGTCGGTTATGAATCGTCGTTGTAGCACACATCGTAAAATGTGTTAGCCTCTACAACGATAGTTCCCtgcccgtcttagaatgttgcACATTCTAATACGGTTTTGGAAATgagaccatcttagaatgtgcttCATTATAAGTCGGTCTCATTTCCAAAGCTGTTAGAATGTGGATGTTCCACATTCTAAGAAGGTTTTGGAAACGAGACCGTCTTAAAATGTTGcaaattctaagacggtttttgatagaaccgtcttagaaagtgttttttttaaaatgtcatttaTTTTCGTTGCCCACTATATCACAATCCAGACAAATACATTATTATTAGTTGCCTAataataatttgcaaaatgtAAAGGCTTTTTAGTCATGTGTAACTAAAGAAAgcccttttatatatatagaacaagcttttcatatattaattaacCCAATGAACAAGCAATGTGCATATATATTACTGctatatatgatttaatttaaactcaatttgcaaagtgagtttgactTTGCAGTGCTCAATAAACCAGCCCAATAAGCTCTAATGACTTGTATCTCTATCCCCATGCATCAATTGTAGACCAGCAGGAGGTCCATGTCAGACCAACACAATATGTTCCCCTCTTTGTTACTTGTTAGTCgctttatacgactaacttttgtatataaatcattttccaaaacttgtatagttccctaaattatggttattttgtagtgatttttgtaaataagttttGTTTTATGGATAACGCTGTCTCTAGAAcatgtccattggatttaataatgaaatatgtgcaattccaggtgaaaaagaggctaagtcatgaagtgccaaaagtgatagttgagcttagctcagcAGTTGGACTAAACacgcatccaccgctaagcgcagcttcagcaTGCTTAGCGCAATAGAAGAATCTGGCAGGGAATCAATATCAAGGTCGTGCACTAAGCGTGAGATCAGTGTGCTAAGCGCAACAGGTGCTTTCAGCCAGGCTAAGGGcgagactggcgctaagcccaattccacttacccgcgctaagcgtgagggtggcgctaagtgcAGCGTCGCGAttttagagcctatttaaagcttgtcttatgcagaattagggtacagcTTTTACACAGCTTTTACACACTTTAGAGAAGACCCAGGGCATAGAATTCCACAGCAGCCACAatgcctatttcgggaaaagagatctggaggcagcaagaggagcaacttttgttgagatacctaggttttgtaagcttattattgttagggtttcttctgtAATGGCTGGATGAACACCCTAGTTGAGGATTTCTAATGAGCAACTGATGTAAATacataatatctaattgattgtgttttatgtgtttAATGCTTCATTCAATGCTTGATGTTTGTATGTTTTTGGATTGATCgcccatttgtgtgcatagttaggtgactttagcattgggaaatgtactgttgccttagaacttgattgaagcaggatcaaaacttagtcttacatgagggatctgcgggttaagttttggttttaattatgctgTTTAGTTTAgggaaatatatttctatgcatcagcttgtttgttagaaagacccaacatttctacctactgctgtcattttatttaccttgcattttatagtttttagcataaaagttagtttaaattctgtttgaaattatcaatcatacatgttctctcaacaatgcttcatttctgaacttaatttaggctaacattagttccctgtgttcgatactcggattcatccgttttaatttttaaatacttgacgatctaGTGTGCTTTCCGGCAAatcggatttcccttgaatatatttgaacgaagaaaaagtggaacaaaaagtaaccgcaggggaaatccaacattACCCACAATTAAATTATCACCTGCATTCAATGTGTACTGAAACAATTATGATGAGTAATGTTCTATATTAACGAGTTGAAGAGAAATCGACTACactataatttcttatttaagaaATCCTCCATGACAAAGAAGTTATAACACAAATCTCCCACACATTTCTTTCTAATGTCATAGTACTGCAGTTAGAATAACAAAATATGCACAAGTTTGTTAGTACTGCATTATTTTCATTCATCTTGGTCATACTATTGTTTTTCTATATCTTACATTTACATCGTAAGCGATGGTCATGATCCAATTGAATATCTTATTGCAAGCATATAACGAAGATACGCATGTTTCTTCAACTTCAGTGCCTGAAAAATGGAATGCAAATTAAGAGTGTCAATGAacacaattaatatttgtctAGCGTAATAAATTGGTATAATTTTGTCCtggtgaaaagggaaaagaattgAGGAAGTTATTCATACCGTAAGCTTCTATGGCCTGCTTGCATGGTGGGATCAACTTGTTGATGCTGTCATAATTAGCCTTTTTAACTAGTCCCCTGTCTAATTAGTTTGCATATGCCTGGTACTAAATTTTAGGATTGGTTAACCCATTGCCAATAACTAAACCCTGTTTATTATATGGGATCAAAGGAATCaatacaatgaaaataaaaacaattaacctTTCATAGTTATACTATAAATTATGAGATAGTAATTAAAGACCTTtagatttatatatatgaattccttcttttgttttgtttccttgGTGAACCCTAGATGCAAGAGCTAGACTGTAGTGTCCAGCATATGAATCTCTAAGTAGTTGTTGTCATATATTTGAATCTCGAAGCATTTGTTTTCTAAACCGCGGGATCGATAGGCTCTGAATATCCAGCTTTGGATCTCTCTAATGGGACTGGAACAGGCGAAGACATTGGATTGATGGGGCGAGTTAGCCCAACAGGAATGTGGTCGTCTAGATCGTACCTGCAAAAAGATTTGGTGGACCCCTATACATTGATTAGACCGAAACCAATAAAAGCCATGTATGTGATCGATCGAGCTACCCgcatttttgttttgctttatcTAGCAGGGGTTTAGCTACttgtttatatttcttatatttctaGCAACATTGGGAAAAAAAGGGCAAATTTACGCAAAGGGgtcacatttaaaaaatatttacgcAAAGGggtttattttgtaaatatttacgcAGGGGGTCACTTTTTGGATGGAACCCGCC
This region of Glycine max cultivar Williams 82 chromosome 7, Glycine_max_v4.0, whole genome shotgun sequence genomic DNA includes:
- the LOC102665504 gene encoding keratin, type II cytoskeletal 2 epidermal-like, with amino-acid sequence MKTITSSFEGMSNQGAPRWVEPKTNVQSGGFECGYYVMHWMWYIVTAGLKDDWHKWFSDGSSLDVEAITTVRQKWGGGNDNDDDDDVNNNDNDRDTNGGRGDGGGIGGGGDADGGGSDNMVVVTIGDILISDGGSNASGNGDAGGSDDGSGVGGGTKCDDGGGGNSVGGYGGGHNDGGGGSGGSKK